CGATACAGGATATCCTTCCGACAAGTGCTTCTATCTCTAAACTGGCAACCTCGTCTGTGCAGACTACTTTCTTCCTCTTCCTGATCCTCTTCACGATCCTGCTGATCGCCGAAATAGGTATTATGGTGAAAGCCATCAAGAAAGGGCCGGAGGAAATTGAGAATGGAAAATTGAAAATTGAAAATGAAGGAGACAATTAACCTTCGCCTGCAGCTTTCCATTTTCCGCGAATAATTAATTTTCAATTTTCAACTTTCAATTTTCAATTAACACTATGGATAGTACATATATATTATTACAACATTACTGGTGGTTCCTTGTATCCCTGCTGGGAGCACTGTTAGTATTCCTGCTTTTTGTCCAGGGAGGTCAGTCGTTACTCTTCTCGATCGGAAAGACGGAACTGGAACAAAAGATGTTAATCAACTCCACCGGACGTAAATGGGAATTTACCTTTACGACGCTGGTTACTTTCGGAGGGGCGTTCTTCGCTTCTTTCCCCCTGTTCTACTCGACCAGCTTCGGTGGGGCTTACTGGGTGTGGATGCTGATCCTGCTCTGCTTCGTTATCCAGGCTGTATCTTACGAATACCAGGCAAAGAAAGGGAACTTATTAGGCAAGAAAACATATCAGGCATTCCTGATCATCAACGGCGTACTCGGCCCGATCCTATTGGGTACAGCAGTCGCCACCTTCTTCAACGGAGCCGAATTTTCTGTCAACAAAGGACAGATGACCGATATAGCCATGCCGGTTATTTCTACCTGGAACAATTCACTGCACGGACTGGAAGCTGCTTTCGTTTTTTGGAACATATGTCTCGGCCTGGCGGTATTCTTCCTGGCACGCGTACAGGCTCTGCTATATTTCATCAACAACATCGACAATAAAGACATCGTCAGTCGTTGTCGGAAACGGTTGATACCGGAAACTGCCTTGTTCCTGGTGTTCTTCCTGATCTTCCTCGTACGCCTGATGCTGGTGAGCGGATTTGCCGTAAATCCGGAAACGCAGGAAATATTTATGCAACCCTATAAATATTTCATCAATCTGATAGAGATGCCTGCCGTATTGGCGGTATTACTTATCGGTGTGGTGCTTGTCCTGTACGGTATCAT
This is a stretch of genomic DNA from Parabacteroides chongii. It encodes these proteins:
- a CDS encoding cytochrome d ubiquinol oxidase subunit II, whose product is MDSTYILLQHYWWFLVSLLGALLVFLLFVQGGQSLLFSIGKTELEQKMLINSTGRKWEFTFTTLVTFGGAFFASFPLFYSTSFGGAYWVWMLILLCFVIQAVSYEYQAKKGNLLGKKTYQAFLIINGVLGPILLGTAVATFFNGAEFSVNKGQMTDIAMPVISTWNNSLHGLEAAFVFWNICLGLAVFFLARVQALLYFINNIDNKDIVSRCRKRLIPETALFLVFFLIFLVRLMLVSGFAVNPETQEIFMQPYKYFINLIEMPAVLAVLLIGVVLVLYGIIRTIASQTWRKGIWFAGTGTVLTVLALLLCAGWNNTAYYPSLTDLQSSLTLQNSCSSQFTLKVMSYVSILVPFVLAYIFYAWRALDLHKIDAEEMEEKDSHTY